One window of the Rubinisphaera margarita genome contains the following:
- the trkA gene encoding Trk system potassium transporter TrkA: MNVVILGAGTVGTSIAQLLCENGHNVRLVDFSAEALERSGEDLDIQTIVGSACDAVTLFQADVLNADLCLAVTSNDEVNLVGASLCKAMGAKRSISRIFEPRYLDYSTFDYRRHFAIDNLLSLEQLTALELAKTIRANGLFTLESFARGGIEIQEVEVQAGSKVIGQSLRAIRMPANVRIGLVTSGKRSFIPHADDAFAEGDRITLVGERTEIRGVMKLFQIKAPPHLDIIIAGGGKVGFYLAKSLERERYRVTIMEVDEERCHELARQLPEATILHANATSQAEMREARVGKADVFIASTGRDEDNIICGVEARELGTGRILSVVRRPDYVNVLEKLQIDFAVSPRLVMARQILGMVSGGPILAAEETADGEVLIWEVEVQPNSPVTRIPLKELSLSQTLIAAIVRDDYVRVPTAEDVLKSHDSAVVLVNRQLTSEAIKLFMTTKD, encoded by the coding sequence ATGAACGTCGTCATTCTTGGAGCAGGCACCGTTGGGACCTCGATTGCCCAACTGCTGTGCGAAAACGGGCACAACGTCCGCCTGGTGGACTTTTCAGCCGAAGCTCTGGAGCGATCGGGGGAAGATCTCGATATCCAGACCATTGTCGGCTCGGCCTGTGACGCCGTGACTCTGTTCCAGGCGGATGTGCTCAATGCCGATCTCTGCCTCGCGGTGACCAGCAACGATGAAGTGAATCTCGTGGGCGCCTCGCTTTGTAAGGCCATGGGAGCCAAACGCAGCATCTCCCGTATCTTTGAGCCGCGCTATCTTGATTACAGCACCTTCGATTATCGTCGTCATTTCGCGATCGACAATCTCCTGTCGCTGGAACAACTGACTGCTCTCGAACTCGCGAAAACAATTCGGGCGAACGGTTTGTTCACGCTGGAGAGCTTTGCCCGGGGTGGCATTGAGATTCAGGAAGTCGAAGTTCAGGCCGGTTCCAAAGTGATCGGACAGTCGCTCCGGGCGATCCGGATGCCCGCCAATGTTCGTATCGGGCTGGTGACGAGCGGCAAACGTTCCTTCATTCCGCACGCCGATGATGCCTTCGCGGAAGGAGACCGGATTACACTGGTCGGAGAGCGAACCGAGATCCGGGGCGTGATGAAGCTCTTCCAGATCAAGGCTCCTCCGCATCTGGATATCATTATCGCCGGCGGCGGCAAGGTCGGATTCTATCTGGCCAAGTCGCTGGAGCGTGAACGATATCGAGTGACCATTATGGAGGTCGATGAGGAGCGGTGCCACGAACTCGCCCGGCAGTTGCCCGAAGCGACGATTCTGCACGCCAATGCGACCAGTCAGGCAGAAATGCGGGAAGCCCGCGTCGGAAAAGCCGATGTGTTCATCGCTTCGACCGGACGCGATGAGGACAACATCATCTGCGGGGTTGAAGCCCGGGAACTCGGCACGGGGCGAATCCTGAGCGTAGTTCGTCGTCCCGACTACGTGAACGTTCTGGAGAAGCTGCAGATCGATTTCGCGGTCAGTCCCCGACTTGTGATGGCTCGACAGATCCTGGGGATGGTCTCGGGAGGACCGATTCTGGCAGCCGAAGAAACGGCCGATGGCGAGGTCCTGATCTGGGAAGTCGAAGTTCAGCCCAACTCGCCGGTCACGCGAATTCCGCTCAAAGAACTTTCGCTCTCGCAGACCCTGATCGCCGCGATTGTTCGCGATGATTATGTGCGAGTGCCAACCGCCGAAGACGTATTGAAGTCGCACGATTCGGCGGTCGTTCTGGTGAACCGGCAACTGACTTCAGAGGCCATCAAACTGTTCATGACAACCAAAGACTGA
- the thiS gene encoding sulfur carrier protein ThiS: MPDTIEITLNGEQRSVSDGSSIADLLQELNHDSRYLAVECNRELVPRRQHSECRLQPGDVVEIVTLVGGG; the protein is encoded by the coding sequence ATGCCTGACACGATTGAAATCACACTGAACGGGGAACAGCGGTCCGTTTCCGACGGAAGCTCGATCGCGGATCTGCTCCAGGAACTCAACCACGATTCCCGCTATCTGGCGGTGGAATGCAATCGTGAACTCGTGCCGCGTCGACAACACTCCGAATGTCGGCTACAACCCGGAGATGTGGTGGAGATTGTAACGCTGGTCGGTGGCGGCTGA
- a CDS encoding thiazole synthase yields the protein MSDATFADQPLQVGSHTFASRLIVGTGKYETFDLMKDCLELSGAEVITVAVRRERLIDAQGRNILDYIDLSRYTILPNTAGCFNAEDAVRVARLGREILEGLENPGADWVKLEVLGDTKTLLPDPVATLQATEQLVADGFQVLVYTTDDPITARRLKDAGASSVMPAGSPIGSGQGILNPNNIRICLEYLKENDPDYPVIVDAGVGTASDVCQAMELGVDGVLLNTGIAGARDARRMATAMKLACLAGRAASGAGRIPRKLYATASSPEQGTIT from the coding sequence ATGTCCGATGCCACCTTTGCAGACCAGCCGCTTCAGGTTGGCAGCCATACATTCGCTTCCCGTCTGATTGTCGGAACCGGGAAGTATGAAACCTTCGATCTAATGAAAGACTGCCTCGAACTTTCCGGGGCGGAAGTGATCACCGTGGCGGTGCGGCGAGAGCGGCTGATTGATGCCCAGGGACGCAATATCCTCGATTACATCGATCTGAGCCGCTACACGATTCTGCCGAATACCGCCGGCTGCTTTAACGCCGAAGACGCGGTGCGGGTGGCCCGGCTGGGACGGGAGATCCTCGAGGGACTGGAAAACCCGGGAGCCGACTGGGTGAAACTCGAAGTCCTGGGCGATACGAAAACACTGCTCCCGGACCCCGTGGCGACACTGCAGGCGACCGAGCAACTGGTAGCCGATGGATTCCAGGTGCTGGTCTATACGACCGACGATCCCATCACCGCTCGGCGGCTCAAAGACGCGGGAGCGAGTTCGGTGATGCCGGCAGGGAGTCCCATCGGCAGCGGACAGGGCATTCTGAATCCGAACAACATTCGCATCTGTCTGGAGTATCTCAAGGAAAACGATCCCGATTACCCCGTCATCGTCGATGCGGGCGTCGGAACAGCCAGCGACGTCTGTCAGGCGATGGAACTGGGGGTCGATGGCGTCCTTCTCAATACGGGGATCGCTGGCGCTCGAGATGCCCGTCGGATGGCCACGGCCATGAAACTGGCCTGCCTGGCCGGTCGCGCCGCCAGTGGAGCCGGTCGGATTCCGCGTAAGCTCTACGCGACCGCGTCCAGTCCCGAGCAGGGAACCATCACCTGA
- a CDS encoding thioredoxin family protein produces the protein MLQMLPRIAKVTATLAIVCALGSVAQAGSLKWESDYEKARKQAQAEGKPMLAMFTASWCGPCQRMKSSTLSDSRVERQLAENFIPVMIDTDANPRLTRKFGVTAMPTIAVIDPVSEDAEKSRGYQGTSEFLSFMDRNKMDIQLASATMPVVEKGNGETLTSYCLVSAVEEGKLVIGEKDITATHEGFVVRFASEENKKQFDANPAKYWPQIAGNCPVHLAETGNLVRGEVRWVIKFDDKLYMCDSESHADEFLRSPAKFIDAVRTRLGSTETEGVRR, from the coding sequence ATGCTGCAAATGTTACCACGGATTGCAAAAGTTACGGCAACGCTGGCGATTGTCTGTGCACTCGGTTCGGTCGCACAGGCCGGTTCTTTGAAATGGGAATCGGATTACGAAAAAGCGCGCAAGCAGGCTCAGGCTGAAGGCAAGCCGATGCTGGCGATGTTCACCGCATCCTGGTGCGGACCCTGTCAGCGAATGAAGAGCTCCACCCTGTCGGACAGTCGGGTTGAGCGGCAACTCGCAGAGAATTTCATCCCGGTGATGATCGACACGGACGCCAATCCCCGTCTGACGCGGAAATTCGGCGTGACCGCCATGCCGACGATCGCCGTGATTGATCCGGTTTCGGAAGATGCCGAGAAGTCCCGCGGTTACCAGGGCACCAGTGAGTTTCTGTCCTTCATGGACCGCAACAAGATGGACATCCAGTTGGCATCAGCGACCATGCCGGTTGTCGAGAAGGGCAACGGCGAAACGCTGACCAGCTACTGTCTCGTCAGCGCCGTTGAGGAAGGCAAGCTGGTCATCGGCGAGAAAGACATCACCGCGACTCATGAAGGATTCGTCGTTCGTTTTGCTTCGGAAGAAAACAAGAAGCAGTTCGACGCCAATCCCGCGAAATACTGGCCCCAGATTGCAGGCAACTGCCCGGTTCATCTTGCTGAAACCGGCAATCTGGTTCGCGGCGAAGTTCGCTGGGTGATCAAGTTCGACGACAAGCTCTACATGTGTGATTCCGAATCGCACGCCGACGAATTCCTGCGGTCGCCAGCCAAGTTCATCGATGCCGTCCGAACCCGTCTCGGCTCCACCGAAACCGAAGGCGTCCGTCGCTAG
- the trpD gene encoding anthranilate phosphoribosyltransferase, protein MDDSLHTALKDVMAGATLSEEEMRGVVSELMEGRSDPIPVAALLAVLAYRGEDVAEIAGAARVMREKCTPIRESGAGLLDTCGTGGDGLHTFNISTVAAILCASAGMPVAKHGNRSVSSTSGSADVLEQLGVTIQLTPEQVDRCIDEVGIGFCFAPLLHQAMKHVVPIRKAMKTRTIFNLLGPLTNPAHAEFQLLGTIRISWAEKLAHALSRLGTTRTAVVCGNDELDEVCLWGPTHVFLVENDSVTKQQWTPEDFGLPRCQVEDVRVATAQESAMIIRGVLDGNAGPARNLAIANAAAGLWTTGRATSLQEGVKRVSEAIDSGAARQKLEQLREFTAGCQ, encoded by the coding sequence ATGGACGACTCTCTGCACACGGCTCTGAAGGATGTGATGGCCGGCGCGACTTTATCCGAAGAGGAGATGCGAGGCGTCGTCAGCGAATTGATGGAAGGACGCAGTGATCCCATCCCGGTCGCGGCGCTGCTGGCGGTACTGGCTTACCGTGGGGAGGATGTCGCCGAGATCGCTGGAGCCGCCCGCGTAATGCGGGAAAAATGCACCCCGATTCGGGAATCGGGAGCCGGTCTGCTCGATACGTGCGGCACGGGAGGGGATGGACTGCATACATTCAACATCAGCACCGTGGCCGCCATCCTGTGCGCCTCGGCTGGGATGCCGGTAGCGAAGCATGGCAATCGTTCCGTTTCGAGCACCAGCGGCAGCGCGGACGTCCTGGAACAACTCGGCGTCACGATTCAGCTGACGCCGGAGCAGGTCGATCGCTGCATCGACGAGGTCGGCATTGGCTTCTGTTTCGCGCCATTGTTGCATCAGGCAATGAAGCACGTCGTTCCGATTCGCAAAGCGATGAAGACGCGGACAATTTTCAATCTGCTCGGCCCCCTGACAAATCCCGCTCATGCGGAGTTCCAGCTGCTTGGAACGATCCGTATTTCCTGGGCGGAGAAGCTGGCCCATGCGTTGAGCCGGCTGGGTACGACTCGAACGGCGGTCGTCTGCGGAAACGATGAACTCGACGAAGTCTGCCTCTGGGGTCCGACGCACGTCTTTCTCGTGGAAAACGATTCCGTCACGAAGCAGCAGTGGACGCCGGAGGACTTCGGTTTGCCTCGTTGTCAGGTGGAAGACGTTCGTGTCGCTACCGCTCAGGAATCAGCGATGATCATTCGCGGGGTTCTGGACGGCAACGCGGGCCCTGCCCGTAATCTGGCGATCGCCAACGCCGCCGCCGGACTGTGGACGACCGGGCGAGCAACATCGCTTCAGGAGGGGGTGAAGAGAGTTTCCGAAGCCATCGACTCCGGAGCCGCCCGACAGAAGCTCGAACAGCTTCGTGAGTTCACGGCTGGATGTCAGTAG
- the nth gene encoding endonuclease III has protein sequence MTGLSLHSTFAMPAKKRTGSRKRKVAPETVSEILERLHKTYPVAECALIHSNPYELLVATILSAQCTDARVNQSTPLLFKKYPNARKLAAAKQEDVEEIIRPLGFFRSKATNLLGMANGLMERHGGEVPDTLDELVALPGVGRKTANVVLGTWFNLPTGVVVDTHVRRISQLLGLTTAKQPEKIEQDLIKLLPEEEWIGFSHRLIHHGRRICIARRPKCRECPLLDVCPRVGLPPLDE, from the coding sequence TTGACAGGGCTCTCGCTGCACTCCACTTTTGCCATGCCTGCGAAGAAGCGAACTGGATCCCGGAAACGGAAGGTTGCCCCGGAAACCGTTTCCGAGATCCTGGAACGCCTGCATAAGACTTATCCGGTCGCGGAATGCGCACTGATCCACAGCAATCCGTACGAATTGCTCGTCGCCACCATCCTGTCCGCTCAATGCACGGATGCCCGCGTCAACCAGTCGACGCCGCTGCTCTTCAAAAAGTATCCCAACGCCCGCAAGCTGGCGGCTGCGAAACAGGAAGACGTTGAAGAGATCATCCGCCCGCTCGGCTTCTTTCGCTCCAAAGCCACCAACCTGCTCGGCATGGCGAACGGGTTGATGGAGCGGCACGGCGGAGAAGTCCCGGACACACTCGACGAACTGGTCGCGCTGCCGGGAGTTGGAAGAAAGACGGCCAACGTCGTTCTGGGCACGTGGTTCAACCTCCCGACCGGCGTGGTTGTCGATACTCATGTGCGGCGGATCTCGCAGTTGCTGGGACTCACAACCGCAAAACAGCCTGAGAAGATCGAACAGGACCTGATCAAGCTGTTGCCGGAAGAGGAGTGGATCGGTTTCTCACACCGGCTCATTCATCATGGGCGGAGGATCTGCATTGCCCGGCGTCCGAAGTGCCGGGAATGTCCGCTGCTCGATGTCTGTCCCCGCGTCGGGTTGCCCCCACTGGATGAGTAG
- the rpsA gene encoding 30S ribosomal protein S1 — MSLDDQALNGESGTKQDVTENTAGQTDPTTPAVEGTASPAQTGVSSTKTEEEQATPPDAPAAETPVPAEAATEAPTAAPSTAEPPAASDSAAAESTPAPERKVQLNPQVNAESAKAIPSIAPSAPKTMDTNQPAEEGAAPVASQPASAQSAPSREPVAIPRADELDLDVDLESQIEAAMGGASSDSGQGGSADAQASGLPRDPSELEPGTRLTGTVESVDEEQIVVELGFRSSGILGRRHLAEGDAVPEVGSEIEVMVESVDANEGVIHLILPRSVHRAGGDWNALAVGQTVECTVEKTNKGGLSVMVSQLRGFMPAGQVDTHFVSDLEPFVGQKLTVRVIDVNPKKRNLVVSRKALLQEEQEQNAAEIWDSLTVGEQRTGTVKSVKDYGAFVDIGGVDGLLHVRELSWTRVNHPSDVVKEGEQVEVKVLNIDREKKKISLGMKQLQANPWEYADQKYPKSTVVTGTVKKLADFGAFVEIEPGLEGLIHISELDHKRVGRVSEVVSVGQEVEAKVLEVNKNKKRISLSLKANMAKPQMSPEEQARREADAVEDRRRREEAAKRRETLKGGISEGTGGGLFGNPGDFS, encoded by the coding sequence ATGAGTTTGGACGATCAAGCGTTGAACGGCGAATCGGGTACGAAACAGGACGTCACAGAAAACACCGCGGGACAGACCGATCCCACGACGCCTGCCGTCGAGGGCACCGCGTCGCCCGCCCAGACAGGTGTTTCGTCGACGAAGACGGAGGAGGAGCAAGCCACTCCCCCGGATGCACCAGCGGCGGAGACTCCTGTTCCCGCGGAAGCGGCAACAGAAGCTCCAACGGCGGCCCCGTCTACAGCGGAGCCACCAGCCGCGTCGGATTCAGCAGCCGCTGAGTCCACTCCCGCGCCCGAACGAAAGGTTCAGTTGAATCCGCAGGTCAATGCGGAGAGCGCGAAGGCGATCCCTTCGATCGCTCCTTCCGCTCCCAAGACCATGGATACCAACCAGCCCGCTGAAGAGGGAGCAGCCCCCGTGGCTTCACAGCCCGCTTCCGCTCAGTCCGCTCCGAGCCGGGAACCCGTTGCGATTCCTCGAGCCGACGAACTGGATCTCGATGTTGACCTGGAATCTCAGATTGAAGCCGCCATGGGTGGAGCTTCTTCGGATTCCGGCCAGGGTGGATCAGCCGATGCCCAGGCCTCCGGCCTGCCGCGTGATCCCTCCGAACTCGAACCAGGAACCAGGCTCACGGGAACGGTTGAATCCGTCGACGAAGAGCAGATTGTCGTTGAACTCGGTTTTCGGTCGTCTGGAATTCTGGGTCGCCGTCATCTCGCTGAAGGGGATGCTGTTCCCGAAGTCGGCAGCGAGATCGAGGTCATGGTCGAGTCGGTTGATGCGAACGAAGGCGTGATCCATCTCATCCTGCCTCGCTCCGTACACCGGGCCGGCGGAGACTGGAACGCTCTGGCGGTTGGACAAACGGTCGAATGCACCGTTGAAAAAACGAACAAAGGCGGGCTGTCGGTGATGGTCAGCCAGTTGCGAGGGTTCATGCCGGCCGGTCAGGTCGATACCCACTTCGTTTCGGACCTGGAGCCCTTCGTCGGTCAGAAGCTGACCGTTCGCGTCATCGATGTGAACCCCAAGAAGCGCAATCTGGTCGTCAGCCGCAAGGCGCTGCTGCAGGAAGAACAGGAACAGAACGCCGCTGAGATCTGGGATTCCCTCACAGTCGGCGAGCAGCGAACCGGCACCGTGAAGTCAGTCAAGGACTACGGCGCCTTCGTCGATATCGGTGGCGTCGATGGCCTGCTGCATGTCCGCGAGCTGAGCTGGACTCGGGTGAATCATCCTTCCGACGTCGTTAAGGAAGGCGAGCAGGTCGAAGTCAAAGTGCTCAATATCGATCGCGAGAAGAAGAAGATCAGCCTCGGCATGAAACAGCTCCAGGCCAATCCCTGGGAATACGCCGACCAGAAGTATCCAAAAAGCACTGTGGTCACAGGCACGGTCAAGAAACTGGCAGACTTCGGCGCTTTTGTTGAAATCGAGCCGGGACTTGAAGGTCTGATTCATATCAGCGAACTGGATCACAAACGGGTCGGCCGCGTTTCTGAAGTTGTGTCCGTCGGACAGGAAGTGGAAGCCAAGGTTCTTGAAGTCAACAAGAACAAGAAGCGAATCTCCCTGTCGTTGAAAGCCAACATGGCCAAGCCGCAGATGTCGCCGGAAGAGCAGGCGCGCCGCGAAGCGGATGCTGTTGAAGACCGGCGGCGTCGCGAAGAAGCCGCCAAGCGTCGCGAAACTCTCAAGGGTGGGATCAGCGAAGGGACCGGCGGCGGTCTGTTCGGAAATCCCGGCGACTTCAGCTAA
- a CDS encoding YggS family pyridoxal phosphate-dependent enzyme — MSLSQAEIEQIVSRNLDRVHQQMQAALQRRTLDGPAPQLVAVTKYAEMDWIAALLNRGCRDLGESRPQQMAQRKELLAAHDDLRWHLIGHLQRNKVRHVLETGAFIHSINSWRLLERIDDIAGQLSTRASVLVQINVAGEEQKSGMAPADFLENCSRLGDLHHTTVAGLMTMAPYTDDEVVVRNTFRGLRQLRDEARLRLNTPEVLNELSMGMSGDFEIAIEEGSTLIRIGSSLFEGLESE; from the coding sequence ATGAGTTTGTCGCAAGCAGAGATTGAACAGATTGTCAGCCGGAACCTGGACCGCGTCCATCAGCAGATGCAGGCCGCCCTCCAGCGCCGCACACTCGATGGCCCCGCTCCGCAGCTGGTCGCGGTAACCAAATACGCCGAAATGGACTGGATCGCCGCGTTGCTGAATCGCGGCTGCCGGGATCTCGGCGAAAGCCGCCCGCAACAGATGGCTCAACGAAAAGAACTCCTCGCCGCTCACGACGATCTCCGCTGGCATCTCATCGGGCATCTGCAGCGGAACAAAGTTCGCCATGTTCTCGAGACCGGAGCATTCATTCACTCCATTAACAGCTGGAGACTGCTCGAACGCATTGACGACATCGCCGGTCAGCTTTCGACGCGGGCCTCCGTGCTGGTGCAGATCAACGTGGCTGGCGAAGAACAGAAGAGCGGAATGGCTCCCGCAGATTTCCTCGAAAACTGCAGCAGACTCGGCGACCTTCACCACACAACGGTCGCTGGTCTGATGACGATGGCACCTTATACAGACGATGAGGTCGTCGTGCGAAATACGTTTCGCGGATTGCGTCAGCTGCGCGACGAAGCCCGGCTCCGCCTTAACACTCCGGAAGTTCTGAACGAGCTCTCGATGGGGATGTCGGGCGATTTCGAAATCGCCATTGAGGAAGGTTCCACCCTTATCCGTATCGGTTCGAGCCTCTTTGAAGGGCTCGAGTCGGAGTGA
- a CDS encoding ribose-phosphate diphosphokinase, whose amino-acid sequence MYDQLSLMSGRANPALAQEIASYLGVELAAVSIGNFPDMELSVRLEQNIRGRDVFILQPTSPPVNDHLMELLILIDACKRASAERITCVVPYFGYARQDRKDAGRVPITAKLVANLITKAGADRVLTVDLHAAQIQGFFDVPVDHLYAAPVIDQYFQSLELSPDQLVVMSPDEGSIKRALKHVDRIGGSLVIVDKRRSNAMETRQANLIGGPIEGKTVVIFDDMIATAGSICGAARIAMQHGARDVFVSATHGVLCGPAPQKLAEAQVREIVVTNSIALKPEQKLPNVKTISIAPLLGEAIRRIHRNESVSYLFS is encoded by the coding sequence ATGTACGATCAACTCAGTCTGATGAGCGGACGGGCAAATCCTGCTCTCGCACAGGAAATTGCCAGTTACCTCGGCGTCGAACTCGCAGCGGTGTCAATCGGCAACTTTCCGGACATGGAACTGTCGGTCCGTCTGGAGCAGAACATTCGCGGCCGGGATGTCTTTATCCTGCAGCCAACCAGCCCGCCCGTCAATGATCATCTGATGGAACTGTTGATCCTGATCGACGCCTGCAAGCGGGCCAGTGCGGAACGGATCACCTGCGTCGTGCCATATTTCGGCTACGCTCGGCAGGATCGCAAAGATGCCGGCCGCGTGCCCATTACCGCCAAGCTGGTGGCGAACCTGATTACCAAAGCGGGAGCAGACCGCGTGCTCACCGTCGATCTGCATGCCGCTCAGATTCAGGGGTTCTTCGATGTTCCCGTCGACCACCTGTATGCCGCCCCGGTGATTGACCAGTACTTTCAGTCGCTGGAACTCTCTCCGGATCAACTTGTGGTGATGAGTCCTGATGAAGGCAGCATCAAGCGGGCCCTGAAGCATGTCGACCGCATTGGCGGCTCGCTGGTGATCGTCGACAAGCGGCGATCGAACGCGATGGAGACCCGTCAGGCGAATCTGATCGGTGGTCCCATCGAAGGCAAGACGGTCGTCATCTTCGACGATATGATCGCGACGGCCGGATCGATCTGCGGGGCCGCCCGAATTGCGATGCAGCACGGAGCCCGTGACGTCTTTGTGAGCGCGACGCACGGCGTCCTGTGTGGCCCGGCTCCGCAGAAGCTGGCTGAAGCCCAGGTTCGGGAGATTGTCGTGACAAACAGTATTGCCCTGAAGCCGGAACAGAAACTTCCGAACGTGAAGACGATTTCCATCGCTCCACTGCTGGGGGAAGCGATTCGCAGAATTCACCGCAACGAATCTGTGAGCTACCTATTTTCCTGA
- a CDS encoding AI-2E family transporter — translation MTVDEGSPKPDLRSSPFINAIMIAAAVVVVIGGIHLARAIVIPFLLAIFIGVIISAILEWLRQRDINTGAAIFLMMVFMAVSSLVVISVVATSANELVSRLPELNSQINKAEEKVVDWLEARGFKVQQQDNDRPASQSLEISVPGLVPLPEMSSGAAPSPEGTSLLPPPDGTSAPSIPTESGLVAPEATSTLPQAEMLIDPDEAIESADGPGDRSDPTKESSDGLGDMLRPGRLDRDDPSVSEPIVVESQPSGPLGIPGYMFGEQRHVIEFHPSSGRSTSTRNEGVLNVLSPVQIFRSFLESVMGMLNYTLIVLLMLLFLLFEWSRFGKKLEALPGDSQLSMAQVAAVLAAIRKYMLIKTIVSVMTGLLIGFGLMLLGTDYAALWGVIAFLFNYIPTIGSIIAGIVPVLYVLVDQDPWAASYVAAVFLSVNFVIGNVLEPRIMGEGLGLSTFVVFLSLIFWGWVLGPAGMLLAVPLTMVVKIVLASDERTRWFALLLGSGTDIDSVSHITR, via the coding sequence ATGACTGTGGACGAAGGTTCCCCGAAGCCGGACTTGAGGAGTTCGCCATTCATTAACGCCATCATGATCGCTGCTGCGGTGGTCGTGGTGATTGGCGGAATTCACCTCGCCCGGGCGATCGTCATTCCGTTTTTGCTCGCCATTTTCATCGGCGTGATTATCTCGGCCATTCTCGAATGGCTTCGCCAGCGGGATATTAATACGGGAGCCGCCATCTTCCTGATGATGGTTTTCATGGCCGTCTCGTCGCTGGTGGTGATCTCCGTCGTGGCGACCTCGGCGAATGAACTGGTGAGCCGACTGCCGGAATTGAACTCGCAGATCAATAAGGCCGAAGAGAAGGTCGTCGACTGGCTGGAGGCCCGCGGCTTCAAGGTCCAGCAGCAGGACAATGACCGGCCGGCGAGTCAATCGCTGGAGATATCGGTTCCGGGGCTCGTTCCACTTCCTGAGATGTCGAGTGGAGCCGCGCCATCGCCGGAAGGAACCTCGCTGCTCCCTCCTCCAGATGGAACAAGTGCACCCTCAATCCCGACCGAATCGGGGCTGGTCGCCCCGGAAGCGACTTCGACGTTGCCGCAGGCAGAAATGCTGATCGACCCGGATGAGGCGATCGAGAGTGCTGACGGCCCGGGTGACCGGTCTGATCCGACGAAAGAATCTTCGGATGGACTCGGAGATATGCTCAGACCTGGCCGATTGGATCGCGATGATCCCAGTGTCAGCGAGCCAATTGTGGTAGAGTCGCAGCCGTCCGGTCCGCTGGGAATTCCCGGCTACATGTTCGGCGAGCAGCGGCACGTCATTGAATTTCATCCATCCTCGGGACGAAGCACGTCGACCCGTAACGAGGGAGTTCTCAATGTCCTCTCGCCGGTGCAGATCTTCCGTTCGTTTCTTGAGAGCGTGATGGGCATGCTCAACTACACGTTGATCGTGCTTTTGATGCTGCTGTTCCTGCTCTTTGAATGGTCCCGTTTCGGCAAGAAGCTCGAAGCACTTCCCGGCGACTCTCAGCTTTCCATGGCTCAGGTGGCCGCGGTCCTGGCCGCGATCCGCAAATACATGCTCATCAAAACCATCGTGAGTGTGATGACGGGTTTGCTGATCGGCTTCGGGCTGATGCTGCTCGGCACCGATTACGCCGCATTGTGGGGAGTGATTGCGTTTCTGTTCAATTACATTCCCACAATCGGTTCGATCATCGCGGGGATCGTGCCGGTGCTCTATGTTCTGGTCGATCAGGATCCCTGGGCCGCCAGTTATGTCGCGGCTGTGTTCCTGTCGGTGAACTTTGTGATCGGCAACGTGCTTGAGCCGCGGATCATGGGAGAAGGACTCGGTCTTTCGACGTTCGTCGTCTTTCTCTCCCTGATCTTCTGGGGCTGGGTGCTTGGCCCGGCCGGGATGTTGCTGGCCGTTCCCCTGACCATGGTGGTGAAGATCGTGCTCGCCAGTGATGAACGCACACGATGGTTTGCTCTGCTGCTGGGGTCCGGCACCGATATCGATTCCGTGTCGCATATCACCCGTTAG
- a CDS encoding CDGSH iron-sulfur domain-containing protein: MSEVTVTLRDNGPILINGDIKLVDGAGNAIDLQGKTNIALCRCSASKNSPFCDGSHKACEFKAENRA; the protein is encoded by the coding sequence ATGTCTGAAGTGACTGTCACTCTCCGCGATAACGGCCCGATTCTGATTAATGGCGACATCAAGCTCGTCGACGGAGCCGGGAACGCCATCGATCTGCAGGGGAAAACCAATATCGCACTCTGCCGCTGCAGCGCCTCGAAGAACAGTCCTTTCTGCGACGGCAGCCACAAGGCTTGTGAATTCAAAGCCGAGAACCGCGCCTGA